One Streptomyces sp. NBC_00554 DNA segment encodes these proteins:
- a CDS encoding pentapeptide repeat-containing protein has protein sequence MVGKAAGEAKKPVKGARRPELRLPPLEPYGGAGLEPDGDYDGLEFRDVDFVGQDGGGARFMDCALTGCAFDETRLHHARFLDSVLTGIRGVGTDLAESTLRDVELVDARLGGVQLHGSVLERVLVRGGKIDYLNLRKARLKDVVFQGCVLVEPDFGGARLERVEFVDCVLKGADLTGASLTDVDLRGAAEFTIARGVDRLAGAVISAGQLIDLAPVLAAEMGVRVE, from the coding sequence ATGGTGGGCAAAGCGGCGGGCGAGGCGAAGAAACCGGTCAAGGGGGCGCGGCGGCCGGAGCTGCGGCTGCCGCCCCTGGAGCCGTACGGCGGTGCCGGGCTGGAACCCGACGGGGATTACGACGGTCTCGAGTTCCGGGACGTGGACTTCGTCGGGCAGGACGGCGGGGGAGCGCGGTTCATGGACTGCGCGCTGACGGGGTGCGCGTTCGACGAGACGCGGCTGCATCACGCGCGCTTCCTGGACTCGGTTCTGACGGGCATACGGGGTGTGGGCACCGATCTCGCCGAGTCGACGCTGCGGGACGTCGAGCTGGTCGACGCGCGCCTGGGCGGGGTGCAGCTTCACGGCTCGGTCCTGGAGCGGGTGCTTGTGCGTGGCGGCAAGATCGACTATCTGAACTTGCGCAAGGCCCGCCTCAAGGACGTTGTGTTCCAGGGGTGCGTGCTGGTGGAGCCGGACTTTGGGGGTGCGCGGCTGGAGCGGGTCGAGTTTGTGGACTGTGTTCTGAAGGGGGCGGATCTGACGGGGGCGAGCCTGACGGATGTCGACCTGCGGGGGGCCGCCGAGTTCACGATCGCGCGGGGGGTGGATCGGCTGGCGGGGGCGGTCATCAGTGCGGGGCAACTGATTGATCTGGCGCCGGTGTTGGCGGCGGAGATGGGGGTGCGGGTGGAGTAG
- a CDS encoding NAD(P)/FAD-dependent oxidoreductase: MSSSTVNGGISFWYADDGFPAPREPLPGDASADVVIVGGGYTGLWTAYYLKKAAPFLRITVLEQKFCGYGASGRNGGWLYNGIAGRDRYAKLHGQEAAVRLQKAMNETVDEVVRVAVEEGIEADVHQGGVLEVAYTPAQLARLKAFHEDELSYGEKDRELFGAVETAERIRVADVVGSTWTPHGARLHPVKLVKGLAAAVEALGVTIYEQTPVTEIRPKHAVTPYGTVRAPYVLRCTEGFTASLKGQKRTWLPMNSSMIATEPLTAEQWETIGWEGRETLGDMAHAYMYAQRTADGRIALGGRGFPYRFGSRTDNDGRTQPATVEALREILVRFFPSLTGVGVEYAWSGVLGVPRDWCATVTLDRSTGLGWAGGYVGSGVATTNLAARTLRDLVQQDSGQSGATELTGLPWVNHKVRKWEPEPFRWIGVHGMYATYRTADRRELTTHSAESSRLARVADRVAGRH; the protein is encoded by the coding sequence ATGAGCAGCAGCACGGTCAACGGCGGCATCTCCTTCTGGTACGCGGACGACGGCTTCCCTGCGCCGCGTGAGCCCCTGCCCGGTGACGCCTCCGCGGACGTCGTCATCGTCGGCGGCGGCTACACGGGTCTGTGGACCGCGTACTACCTGAAGAAGGCGGCGCCCTTCCTGCGGATCACCGTCCTGGAGCAGAAGTTCTGCGGGTACGGGGCCTCGGGGCGCAACGGCGGCTGGCTGTACAACGGCATCGCGGGGCGGGACCGGTACGCGAAGCTGCACGGGCAGGAGGCGGCCGTACGCCTTCAGAAGGCCATGAACGAGACGGTCGACGAGGTGGTGCGGGTTGCCGTCGAGGAGGGCATCGAGGCGGATGTTCACCAGGGTGGTGTGCTCGAAGTGGCGTACACCCCGGCGCAGTTGGCGCGGTTGAAGGCGTTCCATGAGGACGAGTTGTCGTACGGGGAGAAGGACCGTGAGCTGTTCGGCGCGGTGGAGACCGCCGAGCGGATCCGGGTCGCGGACGTGGTGGGGTCCACGTGGACGCCGCACGGGGCGCGGCTGCATCCCGTGAAGCTGGTGAAGGGGCTGGCCGCCGCGGTCGAGGCGTTGGGCGTGACGATTTATGAGCAGACGCCGGTCACGGAGATCCGGCCGAAGCATGCGGTGACTCCGTACGGCACGGTCCGGGCGCCGTACGTGCTGCGTTGCACGGAGGGCTTCACGGCGTCCCTCAAGGGTCAGAAGCGGACCTGGCTGCCCATGAACTCGTCGATGATCGCGACGGAGCCGTTGACCGCGGAGCAGTGGGAGACCATCGGCTGGGAGGGGCGGGAGACCCTGGGCGACATGGCGCACGCGTACATGTACGCCCAGCGCACCGCTGACGGCCGGATCGCGCTCGGCGGTCGCGGATTCCCGTACCGCTTCGGGTCGCGCACCGACAACGACGGCCGTACGCAGCCGGCGACCGTCGAGGCACTGCGCGAGATCCTCGTCCGCTTCTTCCCGTCCCTTACCGGGGTGGGGGTGGAGTACGCCTGGTCGGGAGTGCTCGGTGTGCCGCGCGACTGGTGCGCGACGGTGACCCTGGACCGTTCTACGGGGCTCGGCTGGGCCGGCGGGTACGTCGGTTCCGGTGTCGCCACCACCAACCTCGCCGCCCGTACCCTGCGCGACCTCGTCCAGCAGGACTCCGGGCAGTCGGGCGCCACGGAGCTGACCGGGCTGCCCTGGGTCAACCACAAGGTGCGTAAGTGGGAGCCGGAGCCGTTCCGCTGGATCGGGGTGCACGGGATGTACGCCACCTACCGCACGGCCGACCGGCGTGAACTGACCACGCACAGCGCGGAGTCGTCGCGGTTGGCGCGGGTGGCTGATCGGGTGGCGGGGCGGCACTGA
- a CDS encoding N-acetyltransferase family protein codes for MIRPATPADVPVIHALVRELAEYEKALEEARASQEQLREALFGERPAAFAHVAEDASGEVVGFALWFLNFSTWRGVHGIYLEDLYVRPEARGGGHGKALLAELARICVERGYERLEWSVLNWNQPSIEFYEALGARPQDEWTVYRLTDGALATLGSRD; via the coding sequence ATGATTCGCCCAGCCACCCCCGCCGATGTCCCCGTCATCCACGCCCTGGTGCGTGAACTCGCCGAGTACGAGAAGGCGCTGGAGGAGGCGCGGGCCTCTCAGGAGCAGTTGCGGGAGGCGCTGTTCGGGGAGCGGCCGGCCGCGTTCGCGCATGTCGCCGAGGATGCGTCGGGGGAGGTGGTCGGGTTCGCGCTGTGGTTCCTGAACTTCTCGACGTGGCGCGGGGTGCACGGGATCTACCTGGAGGACCTGTACGTACGGCCCGAGGCGCGCGGCGGTGGGCACGGGAAGGCGTTGCTGGCCGAGCTGGCGCGGATCTGTGTGGAGCGCGGGTACGAGCGGCTGGAGTGGTCGGTGCTGAACTGGAATCAGCCGTCCATCGAGTTCTACGAGGCGCTGGGCGCGCGGCCGCAGGACGAGTGGACGGTGTACCGGCTGACGGATGGCGCGCTCGCGACACTTGGTTCACGGGACTGA
- a CDS encoding aminoglycoside phosphotransferase family protein yields MIVVVWDVRLLERGAEFLERWGLRQEGRPMSGRASVVLPVVRADGTRAALKLQNLDDETAGEALALRTWGGDGAVHLLDYDPDSGTLLLERLDENRPLAAVPDVMEATGILADLLARLTSLPAPAGLRRLGDLTAGMFDRLPAVLDALHDENDRRLLRDCAAALREVADEPGDRLLHWDLHFENILAADRQPWLAIDPKPLAGDPCFELLPALWSRFEEGHLLRRFDLMTETLGADRERARAWTLGRVLQNSLWRVEDGLGLVAEQLAIARTLLDSRGRG; encoded by the coding sequence GTGATTGTCGTGGTGTGGGACGTCCGGCTGCTGGAACGGGGAGCGGAGTTTCTCGAGCGCTGGGGACTCCGGCAGGAGGGCCGGCCGATGAGCGGACGGGCCTCGGTCGTCCTGCCGGTGGTACGCGCCGACGGAACCCGGGCAGCGCTGAAACTCCAGAACCTCGACGACGAGACGGCCGGTGAGGCGCTCGCCCTGCGCACCTGGGGCGGCGACGGCGCCGTCCACCTCCTCGACTACGACCCGGACTCCGGCACGCTGCTCCTGGAGCGCCTCGACGAGAACCGCCCACTGGCCGCCGTACCGGATGTGATGGAGGCGACCGGGATCCTCGCGGACCTCCTCGCCCGGCTGACGTCTCTTCCGGCACCGGCGGGCCTGCGACGGCTCGGCGATCTGACCGCGGGCATGTTCGACCGACTGCCGGCGGTGCTCGATGCGCTGCACGACGAGAACGACCGACGGCTGCTGCGGGACTGCGCCGCCGCGCTGCGCGAGGTCGCGGACGAGCCGGGAGACCGGCTCCTGCACTGGGACCTGCACTTCGAGAACATCCTCGCGGCCGACCGCCAACCCTGGCTGGCCATCGACCCGAAGCCACTCGCCGGAGACCCTTGCTTCGAGCTGCTGCCCGCACTCTGGAGCCGCTTCGAGGAGGGACACCTGCTACGCCGCTTCGACCTGATGACGGAGACGCTGGGCGCCGACCGGGAGCGGGCGCGGGCCTGGACGCTGGGGCGGGTGCTGCAGAACTCGCTGTGGCGGGTGGAGGACGGGCTCGGCTTGGTCGCGGAGCAGCTAGCCATCGCAAGGACGCTGCTGGATTCGCGGGGGCGGGGCTGA
- a CDS encoding GNAT family N-acetyltransferase → MILEPLALPLADSALLAELTALYASNRDFHALSGDFPDPDDIRAEQVSAALDEELANPDVEVLLARDRVGGRLVGVVITLSRHPDPADPDPWIGLLLVDANEQRRGYGRELAGLVEERFRGAGRVGVRLAVLDSNPKGLAFWTALGYEVIGRREDLQLHRPCAVLRKTLRKPRRAARVAVLDPDGSVFLFRHDNEELGVHWALPGGGLEPGESPREGALREVREETGWADLTLGPLLCTWERDFTRAGVPVRQHEHIYVARGPRREPDTGADVSAMHAEEGILNWRWWNRRELADATEAVWLPRLTYLLDELDGHTTST, encoded by the coding sequence GTGATCCTCGAACCCCTGGCCCTACCCCTGGCCGACAGCGCCCTCCTCGCCGAACTCACCGCCCTCTACGCCTCCAACCGTGACTTCCACGCCCTCAGCGGCGACTTCCCCGACCCCGACGACATCCGCGCGGAGCAGGTCTCGGCCGCGCTGGACGAGGAGTTGGCGAACCCGGACGTGGAGGTTCTGCTGGCCCGCGACAGGGTCGGAGGGCGGCTCGTCGGGGTCGTGATCACCCTCTCGCGGCATCCCGATCCGGCCGATCCCGACCCCTGGATCGGGCTGCTCCTCGTGGATGCGAATGAGCAACGCCGGGGGTACGGGCGGGAGTTGGCGGGGCTCGTCGAGGAGCGGTTCCGGGGTGCGGGGCGGGTCGGCGTGCGGCTTGCCGTGCTCGACAGCAATCCCAAGGGCCTCGCCTTCTGGACCGCCCTCGGGTACGAGGTCATCGGGCGGCGCGAGGACCTGCAACTCCACCGGCCCTGCGCGGTGTTGCGTAAGACGCTGCGCAAACCGCGCCGCGCGGCCCGCGTCGCCGTCCTCGACCCCGACGGCTCCGTCTTCCTCTTCCGGCACGACAACGAGGAGTTGGGCGTCCACTGGGCCCTGCCCGGCGGCGGACTCGAACCAGGCGAGAGCCCGCGCGAGGGCGCCCTGCGGGAAGTGCGCGAGGAGACCGGGTGGGCCGACCTCACCCTGGGGCCGCTGCTGTGCACATGGGAACGCGACTTCACGCGGGCCGGAGTCCCCGTGCGCCAGCACGAGCACATCTACGTGGCTCGCGGGCCGCGTCGTGAGCCGGACACCGGCGCCGATGTCAGCGCCATGCACGCCGAGGAGGGGATCCTGAACTGGCGCTGGTGGAACCGGCGGGAGCTGGCCGACGCGACGGAGGCCGTGTGGCTGCCCCGACTGACCTATCTGCTGGACGAGTTGGACGGGCACACTACGTCGACCTGA
- a CDS encoding NAD(P)-binding protein, translated as MPHITVIGGGFAGLTAAVTAAETGAKVTVYEAHHTLGGRARTAEGPYKTNEGPHALYSGGPHWSWLRQRNLLGPLAPIPPLEAARLRLHHKGALRRTPPFAMLKLLRRTSRQAPVDVDFMTWATEQAGEEGALAAAHYSAVALFHHDPGSLSAAFVQERLRRATKLPPEAHYPRGGWASVIDRMAARAWNLGVRMETLSRVDALPQDGPVIVATSLESARRLLRDDSLTWTSGRTALLDVAVRTRRGDAFAVSDLDAPGWIERFTAQDRTLAPAGEQLVQGQIPIAPHESRADGIARAEHLLDLAFDGWRERVTWRSEATANGRTGAVDLPGTSWRDRPAIDRGDGVYLAGDQVAAPGVLSEVSFNSALEAVTLALRIRERLDLKHA; from the coding sequence ATGCCCCACATCACCGTCATCGGCGGCGGCTTCGCCGGACTCACCGCCGCTGTCACCGCCGCCGAGACCGGCGCCAAGGTCACCGTGTACGAGGCCCACCACACGCTCGGCGGCCGGGCCCGCACCGCCGAGGGCCCCTACAAGACCAACGAAGGCCCGCACGCCCTGTACAGCGGCGGCCCGCACTGGAGCTGGCTCAGGCAGCGGAACCTGCTCGGGCCGCTCGCCCCGATCCCGCCCCTGGAAGCGGCCCGCCTCAGGCTCCACCACAAGGGCGCCCTGCGCCGCACCCCGCCCTTCGCGATGCTCAAGCTCCTGCGCCGTACGTCCCGACAGGCGCCCGTGGACGTCGACTTCATGACCTGGGCGACGGAACAGGCGGGCGAGGAGGGCGCTTTGGCCGCGGCGCACTACTCCGCCGTCGCCCTCTTCCACCACGACCCCGGCTCCCTCTCCGCGGCCTTCGTGCAGGAACGCCTGCGCCGCGCCACGAAGTTGCCGCCGGAGGCGCACTATCCGCGGGGCGGCTGGGCATCCGTCATCGACCGGATGGCGGCCCGCGCCTGGAATCTCGGTGTCCGGATGGAGACTCTGTCGAGGGTCGACGCGCTGCCCCAGGACGGCCCCGTCATCGTGGCCACCTCCCTCGAATCCGCCCGCCGCCTCCTCAGGGACGACTCGCTGACCTGGACGAGCGGTCGTACCGCGCTCCTCGACGTGGCCGTCCGCACCCGGCGCGGCGACGCGTTCGCCGTCTCCGACCTGGACGCGCCGGGCTGGATCGAACGCTTCACCGCGCAGGACCGCACCCTCGCCCCGGCCGGGGAGCAGCTCGTCCAGGGGCAGATCCCGATCGCCCCGCACGAGTCCCGGGCCGACGGGATCGCCCGCGCCGAGCACCTGCTCGACCTCGCCTTCGACGGCTGGCGCGAGCGCGTGACCTGGCGGAGCGAGGCCACCGCGAACGGGCGTACCGGCGCGGTGGACCTGCCCGGCACGAGCTGGCGCGACCGGCCGGCCATCGACCGCGGCGACGGCGTCTACCTCGCGGGCGACCAGGTCGCCGCCCCCGGCGTGCTCTCGGAGGTCTCCTTCAACAGCGCGCTCGAAGCCGTGACTCTGGCCCTCAGGATCCGGGAACGCCTTGACCTCAAGCATGCTTGA
- a CDS encoding trans-aconitate 2-methyltransferase → MPHAPMTPAEYWDKYKPYKGEGAQPAPQADRFDWTQYPGYGPGAEVLGHPRRALELGPAEGKEAAHLACQGVEVTGVDFSPVQTERARAWWKDTPRLSFVQGEACSYLSATPAEYDAVYSVWGAVWFTDPEDLFPCVFKRLAPGGVFAFSQAEPVVGSYGPQRMRGKWLEGRERELTVLRWQYTPEMWADTLKRHGFTDIDAHVLKAPEPGNLGTLMVRGHVPA, encoded by the coding sequence ATGCCCCACGCGCCCATGACACCGGCCGAATACTGGGACAAGTACAAGCCCTACAAGGGTGAGGGCGCCCAACCGGCACCGCAGGCCGACCGGTTCGACTGGACGCAGTACCCCGGGTACGGGCCCGGGGCCGAAGTTCTCGGTCATCCCCGCCGCGCGCTGGAGCTCGGGCCGGCGGAGGGCAAGGAGGCAGCCCACCTGGCCTGCCAGGGCGTTGAGGTGACCGGCGTCGACTTCTCCCCTGTCCAGACCGAACGTGCCCGCGCCTGGTGGAAGGACACTCCTAGGTTGTCCTTCGTCCAGGGCGAGGCTTGCTCCTACCTCTCGGCGACCCCTGCGGAGTACGACGCGGTCTATTCGGTTTGGGGAGCTGTGTGGTTCACAGATCCCGAGGACCTGTTTCCGTGCGTCTTCAAGCGACTGGCCCCCGGCGGAGTCTTCGCGTTCTCGCAGGCCGAACCAGTCGTCGGCTCCTACGGTCCTCAGCGGATGCGGGGCAAGTGGCTCGAAGGCCGGGAGCGCGAGCTGACGGTACTGCGCTGGCAGTACACCCCCGAGATGTGGGCGGACACCCTCAAGCGGCACGGCTTCACCGACATCGACGCCCACGTCCTGAAGGCCCCGGAACCAGGAAACCTGGGCACGCTCATGGTGCGTGGCCATGTCCCGGCATAG
- a CDS encoding M1 family metallopeptidase, translated as MVSRARRITDVPRSSAAAPFALAIALALTACSGGVQGKPGASGVSDPYFPKLGNGGYDVTHYDLTLSYDPGTKRLKGTAEITAKATQDLSAFNLDLKGLDVDEVTVGSVGSVGSVGSVGSGGDQADARWNRAGHELTVRPHDDLDQGETFRTTVRYSGTPETLTDPDGSEEGWLRTADGALALGEPTGSMTWFPGNHHPSDKASYDIKVTVPEGLQAVSNGELKDETTLNGRATFTWHSAEPMASYVATVAIGTYDITRTATKNGLPVIVAVDPTQAAASKKPLASIPEIMEWEEYNFGPYPFSSTGAIVDRQDDVDYALETQTRPVFPGAPDTELLVHELAHQWYGDSVTPRTWRDMWLNEGFATYAEWLWQEDHDGDTAEETFNSLYQGDYYDDPDLDEALWSFPPAKPSSAAHISDSPVYERGAMVLHKIRQTVGDDTFYDILQGWAAAHRHGNADTADFTAYVEKSAPDADFTEIWEDWLYGEGKPAKP; from the coding sequence ATGGTGTCACGTGCTCGTAGGATCACGGACGTGCCCCGATCCTCCGCCGCCGCCCCCTTTGCCCTGGCCATCGCCCTGGCGCTCACCGCGTGCAGCGGCGGCGTGCAGGGCAAGCCCGGCGCCTCCGGCGTAAGCGACCCGTACTTCCCGAAGCTGGGCAACGGCGGCTACGACGTCACGCACTACGACCTGACCCTCTCCTACGACCCGGGCACCAAGCGCCTGAAGGGGACCGCGGAGATCACGGCGAAGGCCACCCAGGACCTCAGCGCCTTCAACCTCGACCTGAAGGGCCTGGACGTCGACGAGGTCACCGTCGGAAGCGTCGGAAGCGTCGGAAGCGTCGGAAGCGTCGGAAGCGGGGGAGACCAGGCGGACGCCCGCTGGAACCGCGCGGGCCACGAGCTGACCGTGCGCCCGCACGACGACCTCGACCAGGGCGAGACCTTCCGCACGACGGTCCGCTACTCCGGCACCCCCGAGACACTCACCGACCCCGACGGCTCGGAGGAGGGCTGGCTGCGCACGGCCGACGGCGCCCTCGCCCTCGGCGAACCCACCGGCTCGATGACCTGGTTCCCCGGCAACCACCACCCCTCCGACAAGGCGTCGTACGACATCAAGGTCACCGTCCCCGAGGGCCTGCAGGCCGTCTCCAACGGAGAGTTGAAGGACGAGACGACGCTGAACGGTCGCGCCACCTTCACCTGGCACTCCGCGGAACCGATGGCGAGCTATGTGGCGACGGTCGCGATCGGGACGTACGACATCACCCGGACCGCGACGAAGAACGGCCTGCCCGTGATCGTCGCCGTCGACCCGACGCAGGCCGCGGCGAGCAAGAAGCCGCTCGCGAGCATCCCCGAGATCATGGAGTGGGAGGAGTACAACTTCGGCCCGTACCCCTTCTCCTCGACGGGTGCGATCGTCGACCGCCAGGACGATGTGGACTACGCCCTGGAGACCCAGACCCGCCCGGTCTTCCCCGGCGCCCCCGACACCGAACTCCTCGTCCACGAACTGGCCCACCAGTGGTACGGCGACTCCGTCACGCCCAGGACCTGGCGGGACATGTGGCTCAACGAGGGCTTCGCCACGTACGCGGAGTGGCTGTGGCAGGAGGACCACGACGGCGACACGGCCGAAGAGACCTTCAACTCCCTCTACCAGGGCGACTACTACGACGACCCGGACCTCGACGAGGCCCTCTGGTCCTTCCCGCCCGCCAAGCCCTCCAGCGCGGCACACATCTCCGACAGCCCCGTCTACGAACGCGGCGCGATGGTCCTCCACAAGATCCGCCAGACCGTCGGCGACGACACCTTCTACGACATCCTCCAGGGCTGGGCCGCCGCCCACCGCCACGGCAACGCGGACACCGCCGACTTCACGGCGTACGTGGAGAAGTCAGCGCCGGACGCGGACTTCACCGAGATCTGGGAGGACTGGCTGTACGGGGAGGGGAAGCCGGCGAAGCCGTGA
- a CDS encoding zinc-binding dehydrogenase, translating to MHAIRQHAFGPAENLSYERTEDPRPGPGQVRIAVAAAGVHLLDTAIREGLRGPLPELPALPTIPGREVAGTVESLGEGVAGLWLGKRVVAHLGFAPGGYAELAVTDVDRLHEIPGNLDFAQAVAMIGTGRTTMGILQFAELGPDSVAVILAAAGGIGTLLVQYAKHAGATVIGLAGGPEKVARVEKNGADLAVDYKDSDWPEKVRAFLGGREATVVFDGVGGDTARKSVALLGPGGTHLVFGWSAEGLHNGTPLLVEGVSQEVLGPEMMRRAGGPNPVQTLELRSLSQAAAGRLTPAVTRFPLAEAAAAHRALENRATVGKVVLEP from the coding sequence ATGCACGCCATCCGCCAGCACGCCTTCGGCCCGGCCGAGAACCTCTCGTACGAGAGGACCGAGGACCCTCGACCGGGCCCGGGCCAGGTCCGTATCGCCGTCGCCGCGGCGGGCGTACACCTTCTCGACACCGCGATCCGGGAGGGCCTGCGGGGCCCGCTGCCCGAGCTGCCCGCCCTGCCCACGATCCCCGGCCGCGAGGTCGCCGGAACCGTCGAGTCCCTCGGCGAGGGTGTCGCCGGACTCTGGCTCGGCAAGCGCGTGGTCGCGCACCTCGGCTTCGCCCCGGGCGGTTACGCCGAACTCGCCGTCACCGACGTCGACCGCCTCCACGAGATCCCCGGCAACCTGGACTTCGCGCAGGCCGTCGCGATGATCGGCACCGGGCGTACGACGATGGGGATCCTCCAGTTCGCCGAGCTCGGCCCCGACTCCGTGGCCGTGATCCTGGCGGCCGCGGGCGGCATCGGCACCCTGCTCGTGCAGTACGCGAAACACGCGGGTGCCACCGTGATCGGGCTCGCGGGCGGCCCGGAGAAGGTGGCCCGGGTGGAGAAGAACGGCGCCGACCTGGCCGTCGACTACAAAGACTCGGACTGGCCGGAGAAGGTCCGCGCCTTCCTCGGCGGCAGAGAGGCGACCGTCGTCTTCGACGGCGTGGGCGGCGACACGGCCCGCAAGTCCGTCGCGCTCCTGGGTCCCGGCGGCACGCACCTCGTCTTCGGCTGGTCCGCCGAGGGCCTGCACAACGGCACCCCGCTGCTCGTCGAGGGCGTCTCCCAGGAGGTCCTCGGTCCCGAGATGATGCGGAGGGCGGGCGGCCCCAACCCCGTCCAGACCCTGGAACTCCGCTCCCTCAGCCAGGCCGCCGCGGGCCGGCTGACCCCGGCCGTGACACGCTTCCCGCTCGCCGAGGCGGCCGCCGCCCACCGCGCCCTGGAGAACCGGGCCACGGTCGGCAAGGTGGTGCTGGAGCCGTGA
- a CDS encoding MFS transporter — MIIALAQLMVVLDATIVNIALPSAQSDLNMSDGNRQWVITAYTLAFGGLLLLGGRIADLVGRKRTFIVGLIGFAAASALGGAATGSGMLFAARALQGVFAAVLAPSALSLLTTTFTDPKERGKAFGIYGALAGSGSAIGFILGGVLTEYLNWRWCLYVNVPIAVIAVFGAFALLQDRPGNKGARLDVPGALMGCGGLVAIVYGFSEAQPRGWTDSLVLGLFAAGVVLLTTFVWWQTRAPSPLLPLHIVKDRNRAGCFLTMGLAVIGMFGMFLFMTYYLQVILGYSPVKTGLAFLPMTAAIIIGSTQISARLMNHVAPRTLMVPGMIIAASGMLVFTQLTVDSAYATHLLPGLLLTGLGMGLTFMPVFATATAGVAPQDAGVTSATVNTSQQVGGSIGTALLNTIATTSGTAYIAAHLTDPAQRELITRQGIVHGYTVALWWAVAVLLLAGLIAGLMVTAKAPKYAATTAAPLPESVP, encoded by the coding sequence GTGATCATCGCTCTCGCCCAGCTGATGGTCGTCCTCGACGCGACCATCGTGAACATCGCTCTCCCCTCCGCACAGAGCGATCTGAACATGTCCGACGGCAACCGCCAGTGGGTCATCACCGCGTACACCCTGGCCTTCGGCGGGCTGCTCCTGCTCGGCGGCCGCATCGCCGACCTCGTCGGCCGCAAACGCACCTTCATCGTCGGGCTCATCGGCTTCGCCGCCGCCTCCGCACTCGGCGGCGCGGCCACCGGCTCAGGCATGCTCTTCGCCGCCCGCGCGCTCCAGGGCGTCTTCGCCGCCGTACTCGCCCCCTCCGCGCTGTCCCTCCTCACGACCACGTTCACCGACCCGAAGGAGCGCGGAAAGGCCTTCGGGATCTACGGCGCCCTGGCGGGCTCGGGATCCGCGATCGGGTTCATCCTCGGCGGCGTACTGACCGAGTACCTGAACTGGCGCTGGTGCCTGTACGTCAATGTCCCCATCGCCGTCATCGCGGTCTTCGGCGCGTTCGCGCTGCTGCAGGACCGCCCGGGAAACAAGGGTGCGCGTCTCGACGTACCCGGTGCGCTGATGGGCTGCGGCGGCCTGGTCGCCATCGTCTACGGGTTCAGCGAGGCCCAGCCGCGAGGCTGGACGGACTCACTGGTCCTGGGCCTCTTCGCGGCGGGCGTCGTACTCCTCACGACCTTCGTGTGGTGGCAGACCAGGGCCCCGAGCCCGCTCCTCCCCCTGCACATCGTCAAGGACCGCAACCGCGCCGGCTGCTTCCTGACGATGGGGCTCGCCGTCATCGGCATGTTCGGCATGTTCCTCTTCATGACCTACTACCTCCAGGTCATCCTCGGCTACTCCCCCGTGAAGACGGGCCTGGCCTTCCTCCCCATGACCGCCGCGATCATCATCGGCTCGACGCAGATCTCCGCCCGGCTGATGAACCACGTGGCACCCCGCACCCTGATGGTCCCCGGCATGATCATCGCCGCCTCCGGCATGCTGGTCTTCACCCAGCTCACCGTCGACTCCGCCTACGCGACCCACCTGCTGCCCGGCCTGCTCCTCACCGGCCTCGGCATGGGCCTGACCTTCATGCCGGTCTTCGCCACCGCCACCGCCGGAGTCGCCCCGCAGGACGCGGGCGTGACCTCCGCGACCGTCAACACCTCGCAGCAGGTGGGCGGTTCGATCGGTACGGCGCTGCTGAACACCATCGCCACCACCAGCGGCACGGCGTACATCGCCGCCCATCTGACCGACCCCGCCCAACGGGAGCTGATCACCCGCCAGGGCATCGTCCACGGCTACACCGTCGCCCTCTGGTGGGCCGTCGCCGTCCTGCTCCTGGCCGGCCTGATCGCGGGCCTCATGGTCACCGCGAAGGCCCCCAAGTACGCGGCGACCACGGCAGCCCCGCTCCCCGAGTCAGTCCCTTGA
- a CDS encoding rhomboid-like protein gives MSRVSRAARSYIGRAPGTYIWLAILFITTVAMHHMSPEFEEEFLRQRSTNIHELSSNPVRVLFSSAMWIDGGHWLPYAVLYTVFHAQAEHWLGTARWLVVCVAAHVLATLISEGALLLAIRHGVAPHSAVNTLDIGVSYALAGVIAVLTYRIAAPWRYPYVAVVLVVYGVPLVTGRTFTDLGHFTSVLIGLGCYPLVRGRGKAWNPKETVAALRG, from the coding sequence ATGAGTCGAGTTTCGCGCGCCGCCCGGTCGTACATCGGCCGTGCCCCGGGAACGTACATCTGGCTGGCGATCCTCTTCATCACGACCGTGGCGATGCACCACATGTCGCCGGAGTTCGAGGAGGAGTTCCTGCGGCAGCGGTCCACCAACATCCATGAGCTGTCGAGCAATCCGGTGCGGGTGCTCTTCTCCAGTGCGATGTGGATCGACGGCGGGCATTGGCTGCCGTACGCCGTTCTGTACACCGTGTTCCACGCGCAGGCGGAGCACTGGCTGGGTACCGCGCGGTGGCTGGTGGTCTGTGTGGCCGCGCATGTGCTGGCGACGTTGATCAGTGAGGGGGCGCTGCTGCTTGCGATCCGGCACGGGGTGGCGCCGCATTCGGCGGTCAACACCCTGGACATCGGGGTGAGTTACGCGCTGGCGGGGGTGATCGCGGTGCTGACGTACCGGATCGCGGCGCCCTGGAGGTACCCGTACGTGGCGGTGGTGCTGGTTGTGTACGGGGTGCCGCTGGTGACCGGCCGTACCTTCACCGATCTCGGGCATTTCACCTCGGTGCTGATCGGTCTGGGCTGTTATCCGCTGGTCAGGGGGCGCGGAAAAGCATGGAATCCGAAGGAGACAGTGGCCGCCCTCAGGGGTTAG